The Aspergillus fumigatus Af293 chromosome 5, whole genome shotgun sequence nucleotide sequence CATCTCACCCACCGTCCGGCCCCATCGCTCCGGCTTGAATTCGTTTGCGTCGGGACCCCAGATCGCCGGGTTGACGTGCACTCCGTATGCATTCCAGCCGACAAACGTGCCTGCAGGAATGGGGATCTCGTTACCGAGCATGGCGGGGCGGACCGTGACGCGGTTGATGAGCTGCGAGACGGGAGGGTAGAGACGCAGAAGCTCGTAGACGACGGCTGTGAGATAGGGGAGGGCGTTGACAACTTCGGAGGTTGGCGTTGTGGTGTTTGTCGAGAGGATTTCGGCGCGGAGGCGTGTTTGGACTTCCTTCAATCATGTCACCAGGTCAGATCGCGTTGGCTAGGAAGATGcttaagaagggaaaagggcATACGTTATTCTTGCCAATCTCCCAAAACATCGAGTTAACCAGCTGCTGGGCGTTCTCGTGCGCCGTCAGAAACACAATCTTGAGATTATCCTTGAACTGCTTCTCGGTCAGTCTGCCGTCGCGGTAGGCATCGACCAGCATATGCACGACCATCTCCTCGGCGGGCTTGATGCCTTTCTCGCGGTCGCTGTCGATGCGACCCAGCACTGTCGCCATGAGTGTATCCCCGAACTCGTGCATGATCTCGTACGCACGCTGCCGCGACTTGATCAGCCACGCGAATTGGTCTAGATCGGGAAAATTGAAGAACAGCGGCCGGAACAGCATCAGCTTGATCACAGACTGGATGGCTTCGAGGCGCACCGTGCCGTGCGGCTTCTCCAGGCTCTGCAGGTCCAGATCCAGAAAGCTCATCCCCATGACATCCACCGCCCACTGCTGGACAAACGTGTTCACCAGGATGCCCGTGCCGCGACCGGCAGAGTTCTGCTCCGCCAGAATCTCATCCACGAACCGCCGCGActtgagcagcagcggcgcgGTATCaaagttcttcttctgcagcccGGGCTTCATGATCCCCGTGTACAGCTTCCAGGTGTCGCCGTGCGAATTGATGATGTTGTCGCCGACCAGTGTTGCGATCACCGACCAGgggatcttcttctggctgcctGCTTTTGCGTAGAGGTCCTCGTTCCGAAACATGTCTGTTAGCAGGTCTGGGCGCGTGACGAGAATGCTCCATCGGCCGGCGAACCAGATTAGGACGGCCCCGTGGGCTTCAAGGGGTTTGCGCAGCCAGCGCTCGTAGATCTCGTCTTGGCCCATCGAGCTCCAGAGACCGAGGATGGAAACGTAGAAGGGGATTCGCGGGAGTGAGGGCAGGTCCCACGGGACGTGGAGGTACCATGCCAGATagcagatgatggcgagGGGGATTGAGGCGAGGTAATAGAGAATCATCTTTGCTTTGGCTGTCTTTTCGACTTTTTTTGCTTGAAAGAACTCGAGTGGATGGATCGATAGTGGTGGTCCTCGCGGTCTCTTGTATGTACGATTTTGGCAACGAGGCATCACTCGCATCCAAGTCATGACCTAAGACTTGACGTGGCTGATCGTACTCAGTGATGGGTGCAGTAGCGTATGCATCCCAAGTCAGCAAATCCGAGCTGATGTCATCTCAACGACTATCCAAGTCATCGCGAAGTGTAGCAAATGTCATATATATCCATATTGACCTCGAAAACAGACGGACTGACAAATAGCAAGCACTAAGGACATCATCTTTGCCCCGTAACCAAATCGACGTCTAGCAACATGGCAACCGAAGCTCTACACATGCACAAAGACCGTCTCTCAGCTGAGGACCTCGATCTCAAAGATCCCCACGGTAGTTCTAGCCTCCATCCTCTCTCTCTAGCAAACAAGCTCCTAAGTGAAATGAAAcagtctcctccagcctcgCCCTCTTCGCCATCCACAACCTCATCCGCCGCAACCTCAAGGCCTGCGCAGAACACGCAATCACAGTGCAACCAGCGAACATCGACGCCTTCGTCACCTACGCAAAGTACACCCTCCACGTCCTCCGCGACCAACTCACCTCCGTCGACGAGATCTGGTTCCCCGTCTTCGCGGAGCACGATCCCCGCTTCCTAGCACAAAAGGACGCACACGATGCCCTGTACCAGAGAATCACCGCGGTGGACGCGCAGCTAGCCACTCCCCCAGCGGAGCTAGGCCAGAATGAGCTCCTCTCTGCGGAGATAGCAGCAGCCTTTGCTGAGCTGCACGAGCTAACTGACAAGCAGTACGATCTCGAAGAGGACCTCATCAACCAGCTAGGCCGCAAGGTGCCTATGGACACTATACGCGGCCTGGAGAAGAaacaggaggagagaaggagagctGATGTCAAGGTGTATGGGCATTTGTGGACGGCTGTGTATCTTCTGCGGGGCCTTGACCCGAAGGAGAGGGCGATTTTCCCGCCGGGGATTCCGAAGTTGATTGCCGGGGGGATGTTGACGGCGGGGGCAATGCAGTTTCGGAGGTGAGTTACTGTCTTTACATGGGTGCTTGAAGGGTGTGGCTGACTGGTTGGAAAGAGAGCTGCAGTTTACGCCGAGATTTTGATAAAGGTTGAGGTGGTTGGGTGGTGGGAACGAGGTTGGATTGGATTCCACAGGGGATTGTTACTGTTGTTGTTCAGGTGTGGTCTGCATATCAGAATTGTAGATATGTCATTTGTCAACGAATTGACTAAGTTAATTATATTGTTCACTGTGTCAGCAGAGTACGAGTTACGACCAATGCTGACTGTAGCTGGCCCGGTGTGTCAGCACAGTGTGTACAGACGCCATCTTGTATGCGGATGCACGATTTATCCTCAGCAATCCATGTCAGCCGTAGGTCTAATCGCAATGCAGCTGACAATGAAGAAATTGTCCCAATAAGCAGGAGTGACGGTGACGGCTTTGACTCTACTTGCAGATCCTCTGTGGATAGCCAATATCCCTCCAGAGGGTATAAGAAAGTTAACAAGGTTTCTTACTCGGGAGCCAAAGACATCATCAATAATCGTAACAGAAAGATAGCCCATCGTACGACGTGAACCAACGCCATGTCCACACAGCACGGCCCCAAGTCCACCCGTACAAACGACCTGTACGAGCTCGCCgtcaacatctccagcacGGTAGAGGCCTTTGTCGGAAGGCTGGACGCAATCGGCGCCGAACGACCCAACCTAGACAATCCCTTTCCAGAGATCATCCAAGATGAAGGCGCGCAGCTGGCCCGGCTAAAGATTCTGCGTCTCTGCGAACGGCTGATGGCTCTGGTCCAGGGTCCGGTCCAATGGCTCATGTTCCAGAATATGGCGTTCCTCGATGCCGCCTGCGTCGGGGCGATTCTGGACATGGGGATCCACGACATCATTGCGCCTGGACCCGAACCAACGTCGCTGGATCAGATTGTAGAGGCGACGGGGGCCTCGAAGGATATTCTAAGTACGCGACGCCGGCTATCTAGTATGCAAAGATCGAGCTGACAACACTCAGAGCGAATCATGCGTGTTTGCACGCAGAGATTGGTTTTCGATGAGATTGCACCAGAGCAGTTTATTCATAACGGAGTGTCGTTGCAGTTCCTTGCGCCTCCGGTGCAAGCGCTCATCAGTCATGCGTGAGTAGCGTGGTCTTGTAAGGTGGACGATTGAGCTGATACCGCTAGATGTGACGATGGACTGCGCATGGCAGCGCATTTCACTGATTCTCTCAAGAAGACAGATTGGAAGGGAAGCGATGATCCAGAAAATACGGCTTTTAGCCTGGCTTTCAACAGTGAGTATCCCCCCAACTCGTCATACAATTCGTGCTAAATCCTCGCAGCAAACAAGGGTCTTTTCGACTACTTCTACACCGAGGATCTCGCCCGTGGTCAGCGTTTCGCCCTCGGTatggcaggcagtgagaTCATGAAGACCCTCACGGAGGACATGTTCCCCTTCGAGTCTCTGCCGCAGGGCGCAAAAGTGGTGGACGTCGGAGGCGGCCGGGGCCATGTCAGCGTACGCATCGCAGAGAAGGTTCCTGGTCTGAACTTCGTCGTCCAAGACGATGAGTCCATGCTAGAGGCTGGTCAGGCAGAAGGTGTCCCCAAAGCAGTCAAAGATCGGATCGAGTTCATGCCGCATGATTTCTTCAATGAGCAGCCCGTCAAGGGGGCAGATGTGTATCTCTTGCGGTTCATCCTGCATGATCATTCGGACAGGTTAGTTTTGCCAACAGGAAGGAAGAAGTATGGCTAATAGTCCCAGTCGCTGTGCGAAGATTCTGTCGAACATCGTCGATGCAATGGAGCCGGGAAAGTCGCGGATTCTCATCGACGATGCGATTGTTCCCAGCTTCTTGGGTCCGGAGAGTTCTCGGTTCTTTAACTTGCTGGATCTCTACATGCTGGCTGGTTTGAATGGAAAGGAGAGGACTTTGGAGCAGTGGAACTACTTGATCCAGATGGTTAGTCCCAAGttggtgctggagaaggtTTGGAAAACGCCAAACGGCGGGCCTGAATCGGGGACTATCCTGGAACTGCGACTGCAGGAATGATTCGCCGATATGTGTTGATTGGGGCCAAAGATAGATTCACTACTCAATTCTACAATGGATTGTTGCAGAAGAATTTGGGTTGTCCTTCCGCAGATCTAACCGCAGTTGCTGAGACCATTCGATAAAGAAAGAGTTGCGATTGTTGCATTCATGCTTTAGTCaaagtatatatacaagGGTAGTTAAGTGATTTGTGACACCTCGATCATGACCAAAGACCATCCGATGAACACACAGATCACCAGTCTACGGAAGTGATGGGCTTACAACCCATTCAGAAGGCTCGACGACAATGTAAACCCATACCAAACGGTTGCAACAAGAGCAATCGCATTCAGATGGATCGACATAGCGTGATTGCGGGAAAATGTTTTGTTGGCCTGTTGGATCTTCGCTGGATCCGTCGTGCTAGAGTTATCTTCATTCATGGCACTTTCTATTTGCAGAGTCAGCTGCCATCGGGTGAGATATGGCTAAGAACACGAAGCCTACCGTGAAGCGCTCTCCTAATAAAAGCAGTCTTCGTAGTCCGGGGACCAAAAACGAACCAATTCAGGGCCCCGGTGACACCCACCGCGATTAAAGGAACAGAGTCCCATATATGTTGCGAGAACGAGAGTATGCTGTAAGGCGGCCGAGTGACCGCAGTCAAAACGACCAATCCCACTTGACAGCGAAAGTACGCTGGGAAGACGCGTTTCTGGAGAGCGAGAAACTCTTTCATAGGAAGGGCTTGGTAGCAGATTTTAGTGTTGACAAAGCTCTAAGCGAACAACGTGTCACTTCGAATTCATAATCAGGAGGGACACGAGGGAGTTCTGCGCTCTCACCTGAAAGAGTTCTGTCCCCAGAAGAGCTCCATATGAAAGGAGATGATACGGAAGCAGATTACTGACAGTCTCAAGGATCGCCTGCATGTCTTCTCGTAGTGCCAGAGATCTTGCTTATAATGTGACTGCTTGGAGCCTGGGAATAGTGTCGATTGATTCAGAGGGAAACAGTCACTCTTCAACGGTTAACAAAGCAGACAGAGATGGCGAGACTGGAGCCTGTACAGTAAGAAAGTCAGCCCAGAGATAAGTGATTTGGCAGCCACAGACAAATATGGCTGCCTTAAGGCAGGGGCCCTGTAAGAACCTTTTCTTTGTCCTGTCACAACTCCTCTTTCTGCACCCTTCTCAGCATCAACCAGAACTAATCCTACCATCCATACATACTATTACTGCCCTTGAATTCATCTCATACACATCACTCAGCATCTACAATTCGCTTACGACCTGTTACTGATGACCAAAGGATCGCAGGATACGAGAAGTAGGGTGAGATACAATTCCAAGACAGGCtcttttctccttcagctctTGGCTGCTAGAGACATACTCGTGTcagcttctcatcatcaGCTGGTAACACGAGTGCCCCTCACATGTGCCCCTCACGCAGATTCGTGTTCCACTGCCAAGATCGATTGTAGTCCGAGCTGTTCAAGCCTCGACCGATTACTTGCATCTATGGTGGGCAGATTCCCGCCACCTTATCCAGCTTTTACTGTCGGAAAGCAGCGGATTTCCCGGAGATGGTCCTTCAGAGGCGCTTCTTAACCAATATGGCTCATGCATCCAAACCATTGAGTTCGCATTGCCATGTACCTACTGACGCGTCTCGTGTATGTGACTGACCAACGAACGAACACGAGGATGTTAGCTGACGGGAGATTGCCTGCTAGCTGCGCTAATTGGTTGATCTCCTCGCACCCTGGTAAATCCTGTCAGATACTGTTGGAGGGCATCCCGTTTGGGCTGTTCAAGGCCTCGTACTTTTTAAGAGGCTTCTCGACTGCGGCACTGTTGCCTGGCCGCGGCACGAACCTGGATTTTCCAGCTTAACCAATATTCTTCCAGCCGCGCCTTGGGTATACGAGGTATTTGATGGTATTCCAGTGAGCCTCGTAGCCATACCCCAGACGATATTCAACAGGTGATGTCAGATTCAATGCTCCGACCATTCTCTGTGTTACATGATAACCTTGGAAGAGAACCAAACCTTTACGATACAAGTGTCGTATTTACTTCGAGCTGCAGGATGCTTGTCTATGGTTTACCAGGGGTGCTCTGCATGTCACACCGTCATGCGGACGCGCGTCAAGGATGCATCGCTCAATGAAGACCACCGGATCATTGACTTCTCGGACCACACCGAGAAGGGCGCCTTTTCGGCGGATCTGCAGCCTCGAACCGGCCGTATTGAAAtgagggaaaaaaaaaaaagaagaaaaaaaaaaaagaaaggaaggaagaaaaaatcTTCCTGACAATCTTCAGGAGGACAGATGAGGGAGACTGGTGTGATGATCATGCGTCACCACAAGCCTAGAGTGGAGCATCCGCGTTCTTAGTCGTCGATACTTTCAGAGTTTACAATGGTTGAACATCAGACCCCAGATCTATAGTCCCTATGGGGTAATGCAACTGCACTAGTCTCGGCTCCGATATACGACAATGGACGACGTTGCATTGGCCAGAGAGAAACACGAACTCGCGTGGCCTCGCGGGCCCTTGACTACTTTAGCTCTGCAGTGCATTATCAGTAATCCTGGCCGGTGATATTAATAGGGTCGATATGACTCGTCTGTAAATGGATGAGGTAATGCCAAACCTCACCTGTATCGCCCCTTCTGTGATTGAGATAACCTACCGAGCCAATGATCGCTCCTAGCACGTCGCATCAGTCAAGACCCCAGGGAGCGTCTTACTTCCAAGATGACTAGTGTTGACTTGTCGACTACATAGCCCGGCTCGCATTGGAAACTTAATAGGTGCGTCAGCGAGATTCCTGTCAGGCAGCTATAAATGAATGCAGTAACGGCAGGGAAGCCCTTGATCCTTTTGATGATCAACTTGGCGCGGCTGATCATCGCTGAGTGCTGAGGCTTTCTGCGTAATCCTCCTTCCAGAGGACAGGGCCTGTTCAACATAGGTGGGCCTGTATAGAAACCTCGGGCTAAACTTCCTGCCTCGAAACTTGCCTCATCAAAAGAAACCAAAGTTACAAGGCCAAAAGGCCATTATCAGCAGCGATGCATTCACAGACTACAAAGGACGAGCAGTCCAAAGATGACTCCTCAAACGAGAAGCAAGACGCTATTGAACGCAGGAGACTTCAAAATCGGCTATCCCAGAGAAATCATCGTCAGTGGAACCGGTGTCTTGTTAATCCCATTCTCCTCAATCACTCACTCACCCAGTGAATAGGCCGCAAGATCCGGGACAGGATCGCCAAACTTCAAGAACGTGTTATCGCTAGTGAGCTCAGAGCTGTCGCAACTTTGAATGGATGGGACCAAGCGAGTCCACCAGCTGCGTCGATGATGGAATCCAAGCCGCAAGGTGACTTTGATAGCAACCCGTTGGCTTCTGTTTCGGAAGATCCAGCGATCTCGAATCCTCCCCAACGGAACGTCTCCTCCAACCTCTGTCGTTCGTGCTGTAGTCTACTCAACCAGATGCCCAGTTCGTcctctctgccttctccaACTTCACCTCTGCCGTTTGACCTCGGTCTCACCAACGGGGTGGACTCCACCAACTCATCACCCTCTACTCTCCTGAactcttctccctcatcGTCACAGCTTAGTCCTTTCAGCCTAGACACATCTTTAAGCATGACGGGGCTTCAATCTCAGAATGAATTCAGCTTCCCGCCATATCCTGACCCTCCAGGCTCCCAACAATATCCACACTGCCCACAGTATTATGTAGCAACAGGTGAGGCCACTGTCTCAATATCAAAGGACAACGGACTAACCACTGTATCCCGCTTTAGAGGCCTCCCTACCGCATATCATGCAAAGATTGGGTAGTGCAACCTCGCATCCCAAGGCCATCATCTTGATACCGCATGGGCATGGATATGCCCCAGCGCCATTCACAGGAGCAAACGCGGCAGACTCCACAGGCCTCAGAAGCGCGTTGAACGGAAATTTAAATCTGCAAAACCCAGGACGCCACTGCCTAAGACCAGACCGCAGTGCCAAATCTTCGGACCTAGGAACATCCGGAGATTGGATGACCGCGCCGTCCTCGACTCCGTTTTGTCCGCTACATCCTTCACAGTCGTCATCGTTGGACAATTACCAGTCCATGATGCTTTGAGTCATATATTCCAACTTAAATTCTATGCTTCTTATGTGTCTATGTTTCTGTGATGTTATTTATGAAAATTTGGCCGGATGAGGTATATAGTATAGACCACACATGGTGTGACAAGGCCCTGGCCCTGATGATTGTATCGGAATGCTTACTACTTTCTTGTATGAATGTTGAAATGAATACTTTCTTCTTTTACGATCATTTCATCTCTACGGTTTCAGAGCATCCTGTAGTCCCTCTGAGCACAAGGCAATTCTAAATTTGACACTCGATTTGACTTCCAATAGTTGCCATAACACACTACAGGTTATTTGACTGTCTGAGAATAGATATAAGGAGAAGGTGCCTGTAGACCTTTGCAGACATTGGTTCTAAGTACCTAAGGAGCGTAGAACAATATACGTGACTGCTTAATGCAATAAGAACTTGATGCGAAATGAGAAGGGAACGAAGCAAATCAGCAAAGGCGATAACTTCGAGAGCCAGTGATTGTACAGAAGCAACCTGGCTCCAACAGATCAGTTGAGAATTAGTCAAAGTGGATTCTCCACAGCTCCCGCTCACAATTCGTCTTGTACCCCGTCCGGGTATGCAGCATGGCTGTATTATCACTGACGAGCAGATCACCCTGCTCCCAAGAGAAGCGCAGACAGACGCGGTAGTCATACGTCAGGTCATCCACCACCGAGGCCAGCTCCTGCTCGTCGTTCTCGATCGTGACCGCACAGGTCGAGAACTTGGTCTTGGTGGAATCCCACGGCTGGTGCCAGCGCATGCACGGCAGCCCGGTGACCGGGTGCGGCACCACCAGGGGCAGATTCTTCAGCTTGGCGTCCCAGAAGCCGTCGTTGTCCATGCCCCAGGTCACCTTCTGCAGCCGCTCGGTGGTCCACGGCAGAGGCAGGTAGCGGAAGAAGAGCCGGGAGCTGGCGAAGAGGGTGTACCCGCTGCCCTTGGGCGCGGTGGCCGGACAGGTGAAGAACTGGTATCCCGGGGGCTTTTGGACGCGCTTAACCTCCCCTGTGACGGGGTCTGTCTCCTCTTCGAACTTGAACATGCCGTCGTAGTGCATTGGCATTGCCTCGTTGGAGGTGACGTTGTTGCCGAGCTTGTCGGTGCGGCCGGCGTCGCGCACCTTTTGGATGATGCCGAAGCTCCAGGGGAGGATGGTGCCGAGCTCGGATGCTTTCTGGACGTATAGCTCTTCTTTGAGGGTTTCGCGGAAGCCGCGCAGAACGACCGGGGAGAGTCCCGTAGAGAGCTGGCGGACTTTGTGCATTGGCAGGTGGCTGATGGATGGAGGGGGTCGCGAGTCGTCAATGTCGCTGGGCCGGATGATGAGGCCGCAGGGGTACAGGGGCTCGAACTTGACCCGCAGGCCATCCTCGACCCAGTCGAAGAGCTTGGACTTCTCCCGGAAGTAGTATGGCTGGCCGTTCTTGTAGACTAGCTCGTGCGTCTCACGCACATCCTCGGCGTGAACTGCGCGGAGTGTGCCGTCAGCGTCGACTGCAATCGACGAATGCCATGGTGTGTACCCGAGGACGCCTCGGACCTGTGGGACGAGCGAGATGGACAGTTTCCTTGCCCCGTTTGACTCGTGGATGGAGAGACGGACATAATCGGCACGgttggccttgatggcggcaGCAAACATCTTTCCGCGGACGATCATGCTACGAGCAATCTGGGCGATATGAGCTGCTCTGGCCTTTTTACTCGTATACTGCGTGTCCATTTGAGGAGCCAGGTCCTTGGTCAGGAACTTGATGTACCCGCGATATGTGAGGCAGGTATCATTGTCACTGCGGATAGCCGCATCAGCGTCGAAGCTGCGGTCCTCAAACCGGTACATCAACTCTCTTCGGAGGCATTGCGCATGCGCCAGGTAATATGACTTGGCTTGTTCAGCGCTGGTCAGAGGAATCCAGGGGTGTTCGAGAAGCTCAAACAGTCGGATAAACTTGACATGATGAAGCTCCTTCTCGACGGCCATCCTGCGGAGGGCTTCTCCATATTCCCAGACAGTCTCGTCAGGTACTCCGAGGATATCTATTATTGGTTAGCACGGTGAAACCGTGGTGAGTGCAGGAGAGACTTGCCATTGTATACGAGTCCATCCGAGCTGATATATACATCTGCACCCGGTTCGTAGACTCTTCCAATGTTCTCGCACAGGCCATTCAAATGATATAACGCGAGCTCCTCTCCGAGATCTGGCATCACACCCAAGACCTTGTCTCGAGCATTGGGGGACTTGAACGGGAAAGCCGGGAGGATCATCCGAACAGCTTCCCGCTTTTTGACTTGCTCAACCACGGTGGGAATGAACGAGGTCAGGCCCTGCCAGGACTCGCCAGTCTTCTCAAAGTTCACCCCATAACGTTCGATGACTTTCAGGACAGCAATCGCTGttgcttcgtcttcggagaTGGGACTGTTCTCCTCTCCGTTGGTGGTTTCGAGGGCCTCGGTTAGGAGGTGCGAGGGGTCAGCCTTGGTCCCTTTGCCCTCGTCTTTGAACGTGACTGGGACTGCCTCCTTTGATTCAACAAGCGGATTGTCGCTACTTTGGGGGGTGGAGACGGTTACAGGAGGAATGTCCAACCCGGACCGTGTGTTGTCGCTTGCGGCAGGCTGCTCGTGCCGATCAACTTCGCtcaatggctgctgcagagAGGCCTCATTGCGATGGTGCTCCTCAGCGAGGTCTTCAGGAGCTtcagaggaggacgaggaagcagCGATTTCACTCGTCTCAACGTTCGGGGCTTTTGTTTCATACGAGCCAAGTAGGTTATGCTCTTGTGGCTCCCCGGAATATGAGATGGCAGCGTTCTGTGGGTTCTGCAGTACGGCAATCATATCGacgaagaaagaaagaaaaaaaaaatgtgAAGAATGACACTTTATGTAAAGACTGGTGATGTTCCTTTCTCAGTTGGTATGTTATGTACTGTGTTGTGTACTTCCGAGGGTGACTTCGTCCTATCCCCATCCGTCGGTATGCACGGTTTTATATCTTTCtagaaaggaagagacgaGGCCAGACATAGTGAGGAAAACGAAGCCTCGTCAGCTATTACATCAATGACGTCGAAAGAGCTGAAGATCCCAACTGTTGTGACATTGTTGACTAACAAGCAACCTCACTGTATGCTGCCATACGCTACAAATACACCCTCTCTGCTTGAATTTTGGCAGTCAGCATGATCCACAGCTGAATAATCCCAGTGATAGAAGGATCTACCGGGAGGCTGGTCAGTCTCCATGTCTTCTGTACCTGGGCCATGGCCGTGAAGCTGAACCTGATTCCGATAGAAGCCTTGAAAGAGAACACGAGGTAGCTGACACGGAGCCTTGGGAGATGACAAGACCTGCAGCTGCTTAGGCAGATATCCTCGGCTCTGACAAACGAGATATCTATCAGTGCCTTCGAGCCACATCCATGTGCGCGTCGTCTCACGGCACCCAATGTAGAGCCAAGCACCTTGGAGGGGGTCTGGGTCACAGTCAGGTCCAATATCACATTGAACGCTTCAGCTGCTGTGGACGGCCCAGTCAGCAGACATGCTGCAGATTCGTGGAACGGCTGGAACTGTCTGTGGGGTTACACGTTCGCCACGTTCTCTACGAGCACAGCATCCAGGGCGAGGTTCTTGGCCAGGGTGTCGGGCTGTGGCCCCATGTAGTAACAGATACGCAAAGACTGTCTCTCGAGAGCACGGTCTCACTGTCTTACTGGAGAGAGGCTGTACCAAGATCTAGGGTCGATCCTGTAGAAATGTGACTCAGGCTGACTCTACAGAACAGGCCGAAGGAAGCTTTTCAGACAAAAATTGAATTTGCACAGACAATAAAGGAGGGTCGAGAACGCATCGAACCCATCCCTTACCAAAAGAACTCTCAGCTAGCTTGTAGCAAGTGAGATCGCCTCTTTGGGAGATCCCTTACTCAGAAAGCTGCCCTTTCCAGTCATATTCCATCACGCGCGAGATGAATGCCGACATATCAAGGGAAGTCAACTGACTAACAAGATACAAGGATGCATCCAAGCAGCTGCTCACTCCTGCCGCCGTCAGTAGCCTGGCGGAACCAACTTTTAGAACACCTGCATCTATGTAGCGCTTGTGCGACACCTCAGGAGGGGAAGCCCCTTCTCCGTTTACTCGGATGCAGAACTCCCGAAGTTTCTCAATGGCACGATGGTGAGTCGTGACCGAAACCCCAGTAAGAAGCCCTGCCGCTCCAACTAGAAACGCGCCAGTGCAAATTGAGAAAAGCACACGCGGTTCATCTGGCGTCTTGGGAGGGAGTGTGGCAAAGCTGCGAATAAGCTCTACCTCCCGGGGGTTGGACGCGACGAGTGCATTGAGAAGAGATGGTGGCCCACCAGGGACTACCATAATGTCGAAATC carries:
- the xanG gene encoding cytochrome P450 monooxygenase xanG, producing MTWMRVMPRCQNRTYKRPRGPPLSIHPLEFFQAKKVEKTAKAKMILYYLASIPLAIICYLAWYLHVPWDLPSLPRIPFYVSILGLWSSMGQDEIYERWLRKPLEAHGAVLIWFAGRWSILVTRPDLLTDMFRNEDLYAKAGSQKKIPWSVIATLVGDNIINSHGDTWKLYTGIMKPGLQKKNFDTAPLLLKSRRFVDEILAEQNSAGRGTGILVNTFVQQWAVDVMGMSFLDLDLQSLEKPHGTVRLEAIQSVIKLMLFRPLFFNFPDLDQFAWLIKSRQRAYEIMHEFGDTLMATVLGRIDSDREKGIKPAEEMVVHMLVDAYRDGRLTEKQFKDNLKIVFLTAHENAQQLVNSMFWEIGKNNEVQTRLRAEILSTNTTTPTSEVVNALPYLTAVVYELLRLYPPVSQLINRVTVRPAMLGNEIPIPAGTFVGWNAYGVHVNPAIWGPDANEFKPERWGRTVGEMHARFRRETVRGTYIPFNAHSRKCLGQGFVLLQMKILLFEVLRRIEWTVDPGYRLKMTPVSYFLESGRKSTDA
- the xanF gene encoding xanthocillin biosynthesis cluster protein xanF — protein: MATEALHMHKDRLSAEDLDLKDPHVSSSLALFAIHNLIRRNLKACAEHAITVQPANIDAFVTYAKYTLHVLRDQLTSVDEIWFPVFAEHDPRFLAQKDAHDALYQRITAVDAQLATPPAELGQNELLSAEIAAAFAELHELTDKQYDLEEDLINQLGRKVPMDTIRGLEKKQEERRRADVKVYGHLWTAVYLLRGLDPKERAIFPPGIPKLIAGGMLTAGAMQFRR
- the xanE gene encoding O-methyltransferase xanE — translated: MSTQHGPKSTRTNDLYELAVNISSTVEAFVGRLDAIGAERPNLDNPFPEIIQDEGAQLARLKILRLCERLMALVQGPVQWLMFQNMAFLDAACVGAILDMGIHDIIAPGPEPTSLDQIVEATGASKDILKRIMRVCTQRLVFDEIAPEQFIHNGVSLQFLAPPVQALISHACDDGLRMAAHFTDSLKKTDWKGSDDPENTAFSLAFNTNKGLFDYFYTEDLARGQRFALGMAGSEIMKTLTEDMFPFESLPQGAKVVDVGGGRGHVSVRIAEKVPGLNFVVQDDESMLEAGQAEGVPKAVKDRIEFMPHDFFNEQPVKGADVYLLRFILHDHSDSRCAKILSNIVDAMEPGKSRILIDDAIVPSFLGPESSRFFNLLDLYMLAGLNGKERTLEQWNYLIQMVSPKLVLEKVWKTPNGGPESGTILELRLQE
- a CDS encoding DUF4149 domain-containing protein, which produces MQAILETVSNLLPYHLLSYGALLGTELFQSFVNTKICYQALPMKEFLALQKRVFPAYFRCQVGLVVLTAVTRPPYSILSFSQHIWDSVPLIAVGVTGALNWFVFGPRTTKTAFIRRALHESAMNEDNSSTTDPAKIQQANKTFSRNHAMSIHLNAIALVATVWYGFTLSSSLLNGL
- the xanC gene encoding transcription factor xanC translates to MHSQTTKDEQSKDDSSNEKQDAIERRRLQNRLSQRNHRRKIRDRIAKLQERVIASELRAVATLNGWDQASPPAASMMESKPQGDFDSNPLASVSEDPAISNPPQRNVSSNLCRSCCSLLNQMPSSSSLPSPTSPLPFDLGLTNGVDSTNSSPSTLLNSSPSSSQLSPFSLDTSLSMTGLQSQNEFSFPPYPDPPGSQQYPHCPQYYVATEASLPHIMQRLGSATSHPKAIILIPHGHGYAPAPFTGANAADSTGLRSALNGNLNLQNPGRHCLRPDRSAKSSDLGTSGDWMTAPSSTPFCPLHPSQSSSLDNYQSMML
- the xanB gene encoding isocyanide synthase xanB — translated: MIAVLQNPQNAAISYSGEPQEHNLLGSYETKAPNVETSEIAASSSSSEAPEDLAEEHHRNEASLQQPLSEVDRHEQPAASDNTRSGLDIPPVTVSTPQSSDNPLVESKEAVPVTFKDEGKGTKADPSHLLTEALETTNGEENSPISEDEATAIAVLKVIERYGVNFEKTGESWQGLTSFIPTVVEQVKKREAVRMILPAFPFKSPNARDKVLGVMPDLGEELALYHLNGLCENIGRVYEPGADVYISSDGLVYNDILGVPDETVWEYGEALRRMAVEKELHHVKFIRLFELLEHPWIPLTSAEQAKSYYLAHAQCLRRELMYRFEDRSFDADAAIRSDNDTCLTYRGYIKFLTKDLAPQMDTQYTSKKARAAHIAQIARSMIVRGKMFAAAIKANRADYVRLSIHESNGARKLSISLVPQVRGVLGYTPWHSSIAVDADGTLRAVHAEDVRETHELVYKNGQPYYFREKSKLFDWVEDGLRVKFEPLYPCGLIIRPSDIDDSRPPPSISHLPMHKVRQLSTGLSPVVLRGFRETLKEELYVQKASELGTILPWSFGIIQKVRDAGRTDKLGNNVTSNEAMPMHYDGMFKFEEETDPVTGEVKRVQKPPGYQFFTCPATAPKGSGYTLFASSRLFFRYLPLPWTTERLQKVTWGMDNDGFWDAKLKNLPLVVPHPVTGLPCMRWHQPWDSTKTKFSTCAVTIENDEQELASVVDDLTYDYRVCLRFSWEQGDLLVSDNTAMLHTRTGYKTNCERELWRIHFD